The Acidimicrobiia bacterium region TGTCGTTGGTGATCGGCACGACGATGTTCTGGACGCTCTGGCCGGGCGCGAACGTGAGCTGGCCGGACTCGGCGGTGTAGTCGCTGCCCGCGGTGGCGTTGTCGTTGCTCGTCGCGTAGCTCACGGTCACGGTGCTGTTGGAGCGGGTGCCGTGGGTGCCGCCGAGGAGCACGGGCACGCTCACCGTGCCGGCCGTCTCGTCGACGATCGCGTTCCGGACCGAGAGCGCGGGCGTCGCGAGCGTCGTGTCGTTGTCGAGGATGCTCACGCGGTTGAACGCGCGGGAGATCGTCGCGTTGACCGGCTTCGTGAGGTCGAGGGTGAACGACTGCATGAGCTCGACGTCGTTCACGCCGTCGGTGATGTCGACGCGGACGGTCTTGGTCGTCTCGCCGGGCGCGTAGTTCAAGATCCCGGCAACACCGACGAAGTCGGCGTTCTGGAACGAGCTCGCCGTGCCGGCCACCGTCGAATAGTGCACGGACACCGGGTTCGTCGACGGCGCGTTGAGCGCGACGGTGAGGTCGATGTAGCCGTCGGTCTCGCCGACCACTGCATCCGGCCCGACCGAGATGGTGGGAGTCGCGACCGGGGTGCTGTCGTTGGCGGCGATGGTGACGACGCCCGTGCCGTTCGCGATGGTCGAGTTCGCGGGGTTGGAGAGCGTGATGTCGAACCGCTCGGCGCCTTCGGCCGCGTTGTCGTTCGTGATCGGCACGACGATGTTCTGCACGCTCTGGCCGGGCGCGAACGTGAGCTGGCCGGACTGCGCGTTGTAGTCGCTGCCCGCGGTGGCGTTGTCGTTGCTCGTCGCGTAGTTCACGGTCACGGTGCTGTTGGAGTGGGCGCCGTGGGTGCCGCCGAGCAGCACGGGCACGTTCACCGCGCCCGCGGTCTCGTCGACGATCGCGTTCCGCGCGTAGAGCCCGGGAGTCGTGGCCGTGGTGTCGTTGTCGACGATGTCGACGCGGTTGAACGCGCGGGCGATCGTCGCGTTCACGGGCCTGGAGAGGTCCAGGGTGAACGACTCCATGAGCTCGACGTCGTTCACGCCGTCGGTGATGTCGACGCGGATGGTCTTGGTCGTCTCACCGGGCGCGAAGTTCAAGACGCCGGAGACACCGACGAAGTCGGCGTTCTGGAACGAGCTCGCCGTGCCGGCCACCGTCGAATAGTGCACGGACACCGGGTTGGTCGACGGCGCGTCGAGGGCGACGGTGAGGTCGATGTAGCCATCGGTCTCGCCGACGACGAGATCAGGGCCCGCGGAGATGGTGGATGACGCGACCGGGGTGGCGTCGTTCGCGGCGATGGTGACGACGCCCGTGCTGTTCGCGATGGTCGAGTTCGCGGGGTTGGAGAGCGTGACGGTGAACCGCTCGGCGCCTTCGGCCGCGTTGTCGTTCGTGATCGGCACGGTGATGTTCTGCACGGTCTGGCCGGGTGTGAACGTGAGGGTGCCGGACTCCGTGGTGTAGTCGCTGCCCGCAAGTGCGGTGCCGTTGTTGGTGGTGTAGTCCACGGTCACGGTGCTGTTGGAGCGGGT contains the following coding sequences:
- a CDS encoding Calx-beta domain-containing protein gives rise to the protein MEARQVLGARARIGFGRFGRSTLRFTRHALAVSTALLLAVGFLLRVGAAAAVAAPAAPSISVGPDVVVGEADGHVDIPVTLSNSSTQTVKVHYTTMDGTASSFQNADFVATSGVLNFAPGETTKTVRVDITDGVNDVELMQSFTLDLTKPVDATISRAFNRVEIVDNDTTSATPALYARNAVVDETAGAVSVPVLLGGTHGTRSNSTVTVDYTTNNGTALAGSDYTTESGTLTFTPGQTVQNITVPITNDNAAEGAERFTVTLSNPANSTIANSTGVVTIAANDATPVASSTISAGPDLVVGETDGYIDLTVALDAPSTNPVSVHYSTVAGTASSFQNADFVGVSGVLNFAPGETTKTIRVDITDGVNDVELMESFTLDLSRPVNATIARAFNRVDIVDNDTTATTPGLYARNAIVDETAGAVNVPVLLGGTHGAHSNSTVTVNYATSNDNATAGSDYNAQSGQLTFAPGQSVQNIVVPITNDNAAEGAERFDITLSNPANSTIANGTGVVTIAANDSTPVATPTISVGPDAVVGETDGYIDLTVALNAPSTNPVSVHYSTVAGTASSFQNADFVGVAGILNYAPGETTKTVRVDITDGVNDVELMQSFTLDLTKPVNATISRAFNRVSILDNDTTLATPALSVRNAIVDETAGTVSVPVLLGGTHGTRSNSTVTVSYATSNDNATAGSDYTAESGQLTFAPGQSVQNIVVPITNDTTAEGAERFDITLSNPANSTIANGTGVVTIAANDSTPVATPTVSTGAALVVGENDGYVDLTVSLNHPSTNPVSVHFTTVDGTASSFQYADFVGVAGILNFAPGETTKAVRIEITDNTTVEARESFHFRLSRPVNATFGTVSEKVAIRDND